From candidate division KSB1 bacterium, a single genomic window includes:
- a CDS encoding DNA primase — protein MRIPANIIEDIRNSADITEIVSGYVSLKKRGLNHFGICPFHTEKTPSFSINQQKQIFHCFGCGEGGNAISFIMKIENISFSDSVRFLAQKMNIEIPESSEDESSKKEMLALYDLTKFTAKYYQDQLWSETGKDAKNYLLDRSFDEAVLQQFEVGYAPEGWDNLIKAALKFEFTNDQLKTVGLIVPNNRGGYYDRFRDRIMFPIHNLSGLVVGFGGRIFKDVPDAPKYINSPETAIYRKSKILFGLFQSREAIRKDENAILVEGYADVLGLVQAGVKNVVATSGTALTQEQAQLLLRHTPNVNILYDGDLAGANAALRGIDILMHQGLHVKVAELPEGTDPDSFVKTQGADSLRNKINHAKELIDFKIYAFTSIKPTNTPQRKAELVYVLAESIAEIRDEVAKNLYIQDVAKRLGVNETIIFKAVAKKRRQVRKLESDEPQPKEIISGRMHAERDLLEILLRYPHIIPSVYQSLEVTEIRDQQNQVILEQIYEQFVKTGKVNQQHVLDFVESSGMQNFIVNVMMKEADDEPNETLKQWTSDCIRLIKIGNLQQKIQTAREAIRLHLGDGKELRELNEQYHHLKQIEMELKRKEFIVTENE, from the coding sequence TTGCGTATTCCAGCCAACATCATCGAAGACATCCGAAATTCCGCCGACATCACTGAAATCGTATCCGGTTATGTCAGCTTAAAGAAGAGGGGTCTAAATCACTTTGGTATCTGTCCTTTTCACACAGAAAAAACGCCATCCTTTTCGATAAACCAGCAAAAACAGATCTTCCACTGTTTCGGATGCGGCGAAGGCGGCAACGCCATTTCGTTCATTATGAAGATTGAAAATATCTCCTTTTCTGATTCCGTGCGATTCCTGGCTCAAAAAATGAATATCGAAATTCCCGAAAGCAGCGAAGACGAGTCCAGCAAAAAAGAAATGCTGGCATTATACGATTTGACTAAATTCACGGCAAAATATTACCAGGATCAACTTTGGAGTGAGACCGGCAAAGATGCCAAAAATTATTTGTTAGATCGGAGTTTCGACGAAGCGGTTTTGCAGCAATTTGAAGTCGGCTATGCGCCTGAAGGCTGGGACAACTTGATTAAAGCAGCTTTGAAATTCGAGTTCACCAACGACCAGCTCAAAACGGTTGGCTTAATCGTTCCGAACAATCGCGGCGGCTACTATGATCGCTTCCGGGATAGAATCATGTTCCCTATCCACAATTTATCCGGATTGGTTGTTGGCTTCGGTGGACGAATATTTAAAGATGTACCGGATGCGCCAAAGTATATCAATTCACCGGAAACTGCAATTTACCGGAAAAGCAAAATTCTATTTGGCCTGTTCCAAAGTCGGGAAGCGATCAGGAAAGATGAAAATGCAATTTTAGTAGAGGGCTATGCAGATGTGCTGGGCCTTGTCCAGGCGGGGGTCAAAAACGTGGTGGCGACATCAGGAACGGCTTTGACACAGGAGCAAGCTCAATTGCTTTTACGGCATACACCAAATGTAAATATCCTTTATGATGGCGATTTAGCCGGCGCTAATGCCGCCTTGCGTGGTATAGATATTTTAATGCACCAGGGATTACATGTTAAAGTTGCAGAGTTACCGGAAGGTACAGATCCGGATAGTTTTGTTAAGACCCAAGGTGCCGATTCACTCAGGAATAAAATAAACCATGCAAAAGAGCTAATTGATTTCAAGATTTATGCGTTTACTTCCATTAAACCAACCAATACACCGCAAAGAAAAGCGGAACTGGTTTACGTACTGGCCGAAAGTATAGCTGAGATTAGAGATGAAGTGGCCAAAAATTTATACATTCAAGATGTTGCCAAACGATTGGGAGTTAACGAAACCATCATCTTTAAAGCCGTTGCCAAGAAAAGACGCCAGGTCCGCAAATTGGAAAGCGACGAACCCCAACCCAAAGAAATCATCAGTGGCCGAATGCATGCCGAACGGGATTTGCTTGAGATCCTTCTTCGTTATCCCCACATTATTCCATCTGTTTATCAAAGCTTGGAAGTGACTGAAATTCGAGATCAACAAAACCAGGTTATTTTGGAACAGATTTATGAACAATTTGTGAAGACTGGTAAAGTCAACCAGCAGCATGTCCTTGACTTTGTGGAATCGTCCGGTATGCAGAATTTCATCGTGAATGTAATGATGAAAGAGGCAGACGATGAACCCAATGAAACCTTGAAGCAGTGGACATCGGATTGTATACGGCTGATTAAAATTGGCAATTTACAGCAAAAAATTCAAACGGCGCGCGAAGCAATTCGGCTGCATCTCGGCGATGGCAAGGAACTTCGCGAACTGAATGAACAATACCATCATCTAAAACAGATCGAAATGGAGTTAAAACGCAAAGAATTTATTGTTACGGAAAATGAATGA
- a CDS encoding type II toxin-antitoxin system RelE/ParE family toxin produces MVFYKIETKIVITHGFIKKSQKTPRKEIEKAKDLKNQYKTGIK; encoded by the coding sequence ATTGTTTTCTATAAAATAGAAACTAAGATTGTAATAACTCATGGGTTTATTAAGAAAAGCCAAAAAACTCCTCGAAAAGAGATTGAAAAAGCCAAGGATTTGAAAAACCAATATAAAACGGGTATAAAATGA
- a CDS encoding Smr/MutS family protein, whose translation MIERLDRRFSDLKKFLAEVFSPLVRASRSNFSNFYQNIAKLEKESIKKARSSITDIKKEIDEQLLKIADSDSKIIELPQKGDEAEWLEMKVKGCVLSEIDAKGLVLFEAGDIKLRLPQKSLKKITRKKDNRKKKLYVPSTEFVESLRTEVDLRGMTMDEAQPVLEKYLDQAYLVGLEQARIIHGKGTGALRKKVTAYLKMHSKINHHHAGAWNEGDVGVTIVHFKK comes from the coding sequence ATGATTGAAAGATTGGATAGAAGATTTTCAGATTTAAAAAAGTTTTTAGCTGAAGTTTTTAGTCCCTTGGTGAGAGCATCAAGAAGCAACTTCAGTAATTTTTATCAAAATATAGCAAAATTAGAAAAAGAAAGCATAAAAAAAGCTCGTTCGAGTATTACTGATATCAAAAAAGAAATCGATGAGCAGTTATTGAAAATTGCCGATTCCGATAGCAAAATCATAGAGCTGCCCCAAAAAGGTGACGAAGCCGAATGGCTTGAGATGAAAGTCAAAGGTTGTGTCCTATCGGAAATTGATGCCAAAGGACTGGTCTTATTTGAAGCCGGAGATATCAAACTCCGTTTGCCGCAAAAATCTCTTAAAAAAATCACCAGGAAAAAGGACAATCGTAAGAAAAAATTGTATGTTCCATCGACAGAATTTGTTGAGAGCCTTAGAACGGAAGTAGACCTGCGCGGTATGACAATGGACGAAGCACAACCGGTTTTGGAAAAATACCTGGACCAGGCATACCTGGTGGGTTTGGAACAGGCTAGGATCATTCATGGCAAAGGAACCGGCGCTTTAAGAAAAAAGGTAACAGCCTATCTCAAAATGCACTCTAAAATTAATCATCATCATGCTGGCGCATGGAACGAAGGTGATGTGGGTGTGACCATTGTTCATTTTAAGAAATAG
- a CDS encoding CvpA family protein, producing MNLVDLIIIIILLIFIVRGFSRGFLRGIAGLIGLSVALILAVQFMDDLSRILLRFFALSPQTAVLLTAVIIFFVVFLGFILAAKLIRSVLSMVALGWVDRIAGGILGLLKGSIIVSIIVLMISLFPFRGQFRTELNDSLLFKPAKQIAPAVFDLLTKSLPIAGDFYEELRQSFTNISGDINIDALKWLETLRKQSPDPNQ from the coding sequence ATGAACTTAGTCGACTTAATCATCATCATTATATTACTAATTTTTATTGTGAGGGGATTTAGTCGTGGATTCTTACGAGGAATAGCAGGACTTATTGGCCTTAGTGTAGCTTTAATTTTGGCTGTTCAATTCATGGATGATTTATCGAGAATTCTTCTACGCTTTTTTGCACTCTCCCCGCAAACTGCAGTTCTATTGACTGCAGTGATTATTTTCTTTGTGGTGTTTTTGGGATTTATCTTGGCTGCGAAGCTCATACGCTCAGTTTTAAGCATGGTAGCCCTGGGCTGGGTCGATCGAATAGCCGGCGGTATTCTTGGTCTGTTAAAAGGATCGATAATTGTAAGTATTATCGTCCTAATGATCTCTTTGTTTCCTTTTCGCGGCCAGTTCCGAACTGAACTTAATGACTCTTTATTGTTTAAACCGGCGAAACAAATAGCGCCTGCCGTATTCGATCTATTAACAAAATCATTACCCATTGCTGGAGATTTTTACGAAGAATTAAGACAAAGTTTTACCAACATTTCGGGTGACATCAATATTGATGCGCTGAAATGGTTGGAAACTTTGAGAAAACAATCTCCGGACCCAAACCAGTAA
- a CDS encoding GatB/YqeY domain-containing protein, with translation MSLPDRINQDMISALKAGDKAKVGVLRMLKSQFKYKEIETGDSLSEENAIQVLNSYLKKLRESMELYKKGGRDDLFKKDAKEVEIIKEYLPEPLSDSELAEAVNQAISQVNATTVKDIGLVMKSVMDKYRGRVDGKEVQMLVREKLS, from the coding sequence ATGTCCTTACCGGACCGTATTAACCAGGATATGATAAGCGCTCTTAAAGCTGGGGATAAAGCTAAGGTTGGGGTTTTAAGAATGTTAAAATCTCAATTCAAATATAAAGAGATTGAGACAGGAGATTCCCTTAGTGAAGAAAATGCTATTCAGGTATTAAACTCTTACTTAAAAAAGCTTCGGGAATCAATGGAGCTATACAAAAAAGGCGGTAGGGATGATCTTTTTAAAAAAGATGCCAAAGAAGTAGAAATCATTAAGGAATATTTACCGGAACCACTTTCCGACTCCGAACTTGCAGAAGCAGTCAACCAGGCCATTTCACAAGTGAACGCCACAACTGTTAAGGATATTGGACTCGTTATGAAATCAGTGATGGATAAATACCGTGGACGCGTGGATGGTAAAGAGGTTCAAATGCTTGTTAGAGAAAAATTATCTTAG
- the rpsU gene encoding 30S ribosomal protein S21, translated as MPAVVVRDGENFERAFRRFKKACEKSGLMSDIKKHQHFEKPSDRRKRKLNAAIRRQRKILLYGE; from the coding sequence ATGCCAGCAGTAGTAGTTCGTGATGGAGAAAATTTCGAGAGAGCATTCAGAAGATTTAAAAAGGCTTGTGAAAAATCCGGGTTAATGTCTGACATTAAGAAACATCAGCATTTTGAAAAACCCAGCGACCGGCGTAAGAGAAAACTGAATGCTGCAATTCGTCGTCAACGAAAAATTTTGTTGTATGGTGAATAA
- a CDS encoding DedA family protein, with product MLRKLEEFILEYAYVLLFLGVIIEGETPLVIASVMANQNYLSLTPVILIGFFSALLGDQLCFLLARTKGKYWLQKSTFLSKRMEKIIRMIQNNDVYVILIMRFLYGLRILVPFFLGLTNIGWKRYFIFNLIGVTIWIIVFATVGHTLAKGTDLLFEGQVNFELILFVSLFSILIVFLFLKAFNWVWNKIHRTVSSNTSNSKD from the coding sequence ATGCTGAGGAAGTTGGAAGAATTCATATTAGAATATGCCTATGTGTTATTATTTCTTGGGGTAATCATCGAAGGAGAAACTCCTCTGGTCATTGCAAGTGTAATGGCAAATCAAAATTATTTGAGCCTCACACCTGTAATCCTCATCGGATTCTTTTCTGCATTACTCGGAGATCAATTGTGTTTCTTGCTTGCAAGAACCAAGGGTAAATATTGGTTGCAAAAATCGACCTTCCTTTCGAAGCGAATGGAAAAAATTATCCGCATGATTCAAAACAATGATGTTTATGTGATTCTAATCATGCGATTTCTATATGGATTAAGAATTCTTGTCCCATTCTTCTTAGGACTTACAAATATTGGCTGGAAAAGATACTTCATTTTTAATTTGATAGGCGTAACAATTTGGATAATTGTATTTGCAACTGTTGGACATACATTAGCGAAAGGAACGGATCTTTTGTTTGAAGGTCAAGTCAATTTTGAGCTTATTCTTTTTGTTTCTCTATTTTCCATCTTGATTGTCTTTTTATTTTTAAAGGCCTTTAACTGGGTTTGGAATAAAATTCATAGAACAGTATCTTCTAATACCTCAAATTCTAAGGATTAG
- a CDS encoding histidine triad nucleotide-binding protein: MEDCIFCKIIAGEIPGNIIHRDDEVIAFHDVNPVAPVHVLIIPRKHMSSINEAVEDDRQVLGELMLRAKVIAGELNISESGYRLVINTGKSVGQTVFHIHLHLLGGRPMSWPPG; this comes from the coding sequence ATGGAAGATTGTATTTTCTGTAAAATCATCGCTGGGGAAATTCCAGGAAACATCATTCACCGGGACGATGAAGTAATCGCATTTCACGATGTCAACCCAGTCGCACCAGTCCATGTTTTAATCATTCCTCGAAAGCATATGTCTTCAATCAATGAAGCTGTTGAAGATGATCGCCAGGTTTTGGGTGAACTTATGCTCAGAGCAAAAGTAATTGCCGGGGAGTTAAATATTAGTGAAAGCGGTTATCGGTTAGTCATCAACACGGGTAAAAGTGTAGGACAAACAGTATTTCACATTCATTTACATTTATTAGGAGGGCGACCGATGAGTTGGCCACCGGGGTAA
- a CDS encoding SpoIIE family protein phosphatase → MNRKTLEKFRRTLKDQRQNILEWLDKDSNHLAQLFGKDRINTKFPISPKKLQKISDINSAIVQIDKSNFGQCKLCTGEVETERLVFNFTEDICLDHYTESQKRDLENDPELAAKVHRNLLPSTVPVIQGIEIAAHSEPAGIIGEDYYDFFCFQNNMQGLVIADVLGKGLPASMLMSNLQASLRILGPENDEIEKTATRLILVIYFYYIHMAWWKLEIRQKKSSVQIDWLNI, encoded by the coding sequence ATGAATAGAAAAACACTAGAAAAATTTAGGCGCACTTTAAAAGACCAACGTCAAAATATTCTTGAATGGCTTGATAAAGATTCAAATCATTTGGCTCAACTTTTTGGCAAAGATAGGATTAACACAAAATTCCCGATTTCTCCAAAAAAATTACAAAAAATATCAGACATCAATAGTGCAATTGTTCAAATTGACAAAAGTAATTTCGGACAATGCAAACTCTGTACTGGCGAGGTTGAAACCGAGCGATTAGTGTTCAATTTTACCGAAGATATTTGCCTTGATCATTATACGGAATCTCAAAAACGCGACCTCGAAAATGACCCTGAATTAGCAGCTAAAGTACATCGGAATTTGTTGCCATCAACCGTACCGGTTATCCAGGGAATTGAAATTGCAGCCCATTCTGAGCCGGCCGGAATTATTGGTGAGGACTATTATGATTTTTTTTGTTTCCAAAATAATATGCAGGGTTTGGTTATTGCGGATGTTTTGGGCAAGGGGCTGCCTGCCAGCATGTTAATGTCAAATCTGCAGGCATCACTAAGAATACTTGGTCCTGAAAATGATGAAATAGAGAAAACAGCCACTCGGTTAATTCTGGTGATTTATTTTTACTATATACATATGGCTTGGTGGAAGCTAGAAATCAGGCAAAAGAAGAGTTCGGTGCAGATCGATTGGTTGAATATATAA
- a CDS encoding energy transducer TonB encodes MSGLKTFPRKRFLVKKFISPMTSLKTPVIEINRTYRKSLKFTFMISLLVFVVLFQAIPKKMQLGSGVPDAEQIDLIAEDITPRTQQLSRVQPPPRPAMPIPIDDDEIPEDLTIAETELVFDELPPAPPPPSESTEDGYRFIPFDSPPEPIGGLASLQKYIQYPEIARQAGVESRVVVGILVDEKGNCVKTIILKSSETKVGFEDAAQYAVSKLKWIPAKQRDVPVQVWTSIVVRFKLTKT; translated from the coding sequence ATGAGCGGACTTAAAACTTTTCCGAGAAAACGGTTTTTAGTAAAAAAATTTATTTCTCCAATGACCTCATTAAAAACTCCGGTAATAGAAATAAACAGAACTTATCGTAAATCCTTAAAATTCACTTTTATGATCAGCCTCCTGGTTTTTGTGGTCCTTTTTCAAGCTATTCCAAAAAAAATGCAATTGGGCTCCGGAGTGCCGGATGCCGAACAAATCGACTTAATTGCTGAAGATATTACACCCCGAACGCAGCAGTTAAGCCGTGTACAACCACCGCCGCGTCCGGCAATGCCAATTCCCATTGATGATGATGAAATTCCCGAAGATCTTACCATTGCAGAAACTGAACTTGTTTTTGATGAATTACCACCGGCTCCTCCCCCTCCCAGTGAATCAACAGAAGATGGTTATCGTTTCATTCCGTTCGATAGTCCACCAGAACCGATTGGTGGTCTGGCTAGTTTACAAAAATATATTCAATATCCTGAAATTGCACGCCAGGCAGGTGTAGAAAGCCGGGTTGTTGTTGGTATACTTGTCGATGAAAAAGGGAATTGCGTTAAAACAATCATTTTGAAATCTTCGGAAACGAAGGTTGGCTTCGAAGATGCGGCTCAATATGCGGTGAGTAAGCTAAAATGGATCCCGGCAAAACAGAGAGATGTACCCGTTCAGGTGTGGACTTCCATAGTGGTTCGATTTAAATTGACGAAAACTTAA